In Trifolium pratense cultivar HEN17-A07 linkage group LG7, ARS_RC_1.1, whole genome shotgun sequence, a genomic segment contains:
- the LOC123895133 gene encoding putative pentatricopeptide repeat-containing protein At3g15200 yields the protein MRQMTPSLHPMSATRTLSCENNKRILLTLFNNLQKPWNPNPKTLNSSQHSPLRFLKILETHNRFLHSQPESSPPATFIQNLLKFRRDKPTEQIERALNLTGIHPNDNLVLQVLQRHRSNWKPAFIFFNWVTKSNRYTPSCDVYNEIINILGKMQCFEELHQVLDEMSQRKEFINEETFSILIRRFVAAHKVEEAINMFHRREEFGLKNELDSEAFRTLLMWMCRYKHVEEAETLFHRNLNKFQFCHDIKTWNVILNGWCVLGNTHEAKRLWKDIIAYKCKPDIFTYATFIKAMTKKGKLGTSLKLFNGMWKDESCKPDVVICNCVIDALCFKKRIPEALQVFHDMKERGCLPNVATYNSLIKHLCKIRRMDKVYELVDDMERRGGDCLPNDVTYSYLLNSLKAPEEVPGVLERMEQTGCTMSDDVYNLVLRLYMKWDDLDGLRKTWDGMERNGLGPDRRSYTVMIHGHYENGRTKDAMHYFREMTSKGMVPEPRTEKLVISMNDQLKERTVKQEGIEVETSNV from the coding sequence ATGCGACAAATGACTCCATCCTTGCATCCCATGAGTGCAACAAGAACACTTTCATGCGAAAACAACAAACGAATTCTCTTAACATTATTCAACAATCTCCAAAAACCTTGGAACCCAAATCCAAAAACCTTAAACTCATCACAGCATTCCCCTCTTCGTTTCCTCAAAATCCTCGAAACTCATAATCGATTCCTTCACTCACAACCCGAGTCATCACCACCAGCTACATTCATCCAAAACCTTCTCAAATTCCGCAGAGACAAACCCACTGAACAAATCGAACGTGCTCTTAATCTCACCGGAATTCACCCCAATGACAACCTTGTCCTTCAAGTCTTGCAACGACACCGTTCCAATTGGAAACCAGCGTTCATATTCTTCAATTGGGTCACCAAATCAAACAGATATACACCCAGTTGCGATGTGTACAATGAGATTATCAACATCCTTGGCAAAATGCAGTGTTTCGAAGAGTTACACCAAGTGCTCGACGAAATGTCACAAAGAAAAGAATTCATCAATGAAGAAACTTTTTCCATTTTAATTCGTAGGTTTGTTGCTGCACATAAAGTGGAGGAAGCAATTAACATGTTTCATAGAAGGGAAGAGTTTGGATTGAAGAACGAGCTTGATTCGGAAGCTTTTCGTACGCTTTTGATGTGGATGTGCCGGTACAAGCATGTTGAAGAAGCTGAAACTTTGTTTCATAGGAATTTGAATAAGTTTCAGTTTTGTCATGATATAAAGACTTGGAACGTGATTCTCAATGGTTGGTGTGTTTTAGGGAATACGCATGAAGCAAAGAGGTTGTGGAAAGACATCATAGCATATAAATGTAAGCCTGATATTTTCACTTACGCAACTTTCATCAAGGCAATGACAAAGAAAGGGAAATTGGGAACTTCTTTGAAGTTGTTCAATGGAATGTGGAAAGATGAGAGTTGTAAACCTGATGTTGTGATATGTAATTGTGTAATTGATGCTCTTTGTTTCAAGAAGAGAATTCCTGAGGCGTTGCAGGTTTTTCATGACATGAAGGAACGAGGTTGTTTACCGAATGTAGCTACTTATAATTCTCTTATTAAGCATCTTTGTAAGATAAGGCGAATGGATAAGGTTTATGAATTGGTAGATGATATGGAGAGGAGGGGTGGAGATTGTTTGCCTAATGATGTTACCTATAGTTACTTGCTAAATTCATTGAAGGCACCGGAGGAAGTTCCTGGAGTTTTGGAGAGGATGGAGCAAACTGGATGTACAATGAGTGATGATGTCTACAATTTGGTCTTGAGATTGTATATGAAATGGGATGATCTTGATGGATTGAGAAAAACATGGGATGGAATGGAGAGGAATGGATTGGGACCAGACCGACGATCGTATACTGTCATGATCCATGGACACTATGAAAATGGGAGGACAAAGGATGCTATGCATTATTTTAGGGAAATGACATCGAAGGGGATGGTGCCAGAACCGAGAACAGAGAAACTAGTGATTTCGATGAACGATCAGTTGAAGGAGAGAACAGTAAAACAAGAAGGAATTGAAGTAGAGACGTCTAATGTTTAA